The genomic region CTTTAACGCCAATATCAGGAACGACTTCTCCTATGAAAAGCTTGAATAGGAGAGGCAAATGCCCACCCACTGGGCGGGCATTCGTTCTATGTTTAATGATGATATTTGGATTCCCGCAGACTTCTCATGCGGGGTGGCTTAGCCTGAAACCGGAGAAGGTTGACAGGTGCGTGTAGCAGGGGCTCAACTTTGGCACCTAACCAGGAAGGCTCGAATCCATTCTGTTTCGTTATCTTTCGGTTCCAGGTGATATTGCTTCACGATCCGGAAAAAGCGAGCAACGTAGCCGCACTGGCCGTTTGGCGGGAGCCATTCATCGGGTCCTTTGCCCCCTTACTCCGATTCAGAGAGGCCTCAACAGGCCAAAGATTTCTGAGATCGTTGGCGAATTCTTCACGTTTCTCACGCGACCATTCATTTGCACCTCGTTCCCAAAACTTGGATGCTCCCAATCGTTTAACTTCTGATCAAAAACTCGAACTGTTCAGGAAGCTCTTTCACGGCAGACAGGATATATATGCGATTCGCTGGCAGGGTGCCAGCGGCCGTTCCGGCTATGCCGTCGCCTGCGAGAACGAGTGGGCCCCCGGTATTTGTCAGAAACCCAGGATCAAGTGCGGAGAATGTCCACACAGAAAATTCAAGCCTCTGGATTTCAATGCGGTGTACGACCACTTGTCTGGCAAGCATGTCGCTGGGCTATACCCTTTGCTACCGGACAGCTCCTGTTACCTCCTGGCGGTGGATTTTGATAAGGACGACTGGAGAGCAGACGGTCGTGCGCTGGCCCAAGCCTGTCGTGGTGAAGGTATGCCTTATCTCATTGAGGTATCTCAATCCGGTGCTGGCGCCCATCTATGGATCTTCTTTTCAGCAGATGAATCTGTTGCGAGACATCTATAGCGGGCTTGCTGAACTGCGTCATGCCTGTTTCCTCCAGGCATAAAAAAACCCGCTCGATTTGTGCGTGACTGCCGAGGCAGACATAGGCATAGCGGGTATGTTACGACTCAGTTTATTGATGACGTCCTGATTATGCAAGCTCAACTTATTCCCTCGGCGATTCTACGCATCCATATATTATCAAACATGGCCCCACCGGGCGGTTTGTCGTACACAGAGCAAGCCACTAACATCAAAACACCGGCCAAGAACTCAGATGAGCCGACGCTATCGTTAACTATCGGATACTTTTTAAGACGAACAGACCGCTGCCATTGTCCGGTTTCCGGACACTTAATTCCTATCAGCCTTGTGCCCAAAATCGGCTTTAATCGGTCAAAATATTGATATATCGGCGTTTTTATATTATGCGTTATTGGATTACGTATTTGACATTCCAAATCTTGGTCGATTAAGCCCTCCTATTCACCGCACTGTAGCGGCGCTCTCCGAAGGCAGGGGTCGCAGGTTCGAGTCCTGCTTTCGCCATGATCACGAATTCAAGCATCTTGCAACTATACTTGCAGGTTTCCCCGATTTACCGAATAATATTGCAAGTATAATTGCAACTTAAGGTGCTCACTATGAATCTCACGCTGCAGATTCACTGGGATAACCAGTGGCATGATACCGGTATTGTGACTTTCCGTGACCCCGGCCAAGGACTGCTAGGTAACCCGACGTTCTCTTACGACACAGAATATGTGGTTAATGCCCTCGACCGGGCCGGTGATTTTGAAAAAGAGGATCTGATTGATAGGACGGCGATCAGTGTGAAATTGCCTTGTATTTTCGGTGGTGATTACACTGACGGTGAGATTGCTCCAGTGCTCCGGGATATTATTCCGCAAGGCGCCGGCCGCCGGCACTGGGTCAAAACTCTGGGTTACGCTCGCGACCCGGAACACACAATCGATACGCAGCTGTTATCTGAAGGTTGTGTTGGCCCGATTGGTAACTTGCGTATCAAGGAGGCTACTGAGCTTTTCGAAGCTCAGGTCGCTGAATCAGAGGTTCTGCTTTTTGATCGCGCAGACGTTTGCACTCGTGCCGACAACCTCATTCAGTACGCGCACAGTTTCCGGTTGGCGATCGGCGGTGCCTCAGGCGCTGGCGGCGATGCACCCAAACTCCTGCTGGTTGAAACCCACGAGGGCCAATACGCCCTTGAGGGAACCATTCCAGATGAAGATGTTGCCCGACATTGGCTGGTTAAATTCCCTCGTGGCAAGAAATCTTCTGATGATATCCGGGTGCTTGAAGGTGAGGCAGCAATCTACCAGTTCCTTGAAGCACGGAGATATAACTCCACCCCGGGCGCGTTTATAGACACGATCGATGGCCATTTTGCGCTTTGGCTACCGCGGTTCGACCGGGAGGTGAGGCCGGATGGAGTTTTGCGTCATGGAATGGAATCTGTCTATTCCATGATGGGAATTCTGGGCGATGGCGCTCGACTGGAGCACGTCAACGTGATTCACAAGCTCCGGGAGTGCGTAACAAAACCCGACGAACAGGACGCCTTGTTGGCGGACTACCTGGTACGGGATATCTTGAATACGGCAACGGGCAATCGCGACAACCACGGGCGCAACACATCGCTGATTAAGCGTGACCGCGATATCGAGCTTGCACCGGCTTATGACGTAGCTCCAATGGTGCTGGACCCCGAAGCAATCGCAATGTCGACCTGGTGGCCTAACCGTCTACTGAACGAAAAGCGCAACCCGGATTACGCAGCCATCCTGGAAGAGCTGGCGGTCGACAATCGACGGGCAGCGGCGCTTATGGTCGAAGAGCTTCTAAAGCTGACTGGCATGGCAAAGGGCCTGAAAGATTTCGGGGCGCCGGACGAGGTGGTAAACCATAAAGCGATGCGGATGCACGAGCCTGAACTGGTTCTGAAGCAACTGGAGCGCTTTCAGCGGGTAGGATTAATGAAGGACAACACGGTGGTTATCCATGCCTAAACTGAAAAAGCCCATTACTGGCGAAGAGCGAATCCAGGTTCGACGGCGGATTTTATCAGAGCTCAACGACTCTAAAATTCACTTGGGTGAGGCAATCCGGCAACTACGCCTGCAATTTACCGGGCTGAGCCAAAAGCGGTTTGGCAAGATTGTCGGTTTCTCGGCGACCACGATTTCAGCAATCGAACGTGATCCTGAATCCGCGACCGTCAAAACGATTAATAAAATTCTCCGGAAGTTCGGCATGCACCTGACCATGGGGATGATCATTTCGAAAAACGCATAAACCGCACTGAAACCATGCCAGAGCCTCAGCTTCTTTTCCTCGGCTCGTATTCTGGGCTCAAAGAAAAAATAAATCTATCCCGGTTTTCGCGCTAAATCAGGCCGGTTTACCGGTCCAGATTGTCGTAGGCGTAGGTGTATTCGGGGGTGCCCTGGAGATCATGGAATTGTTAAAGAGCTCGTGACGTTGCCATCACTGAATTGGAGGATTGATCAGCTCGTCCGGTTTCCAAACTCGTTACAACCAAACAAACGCATACTGCCCGCAGGGAACAGGGGAAATACTGTGCCCAACTGCCTTCCGGACAGCGGACGAGACAATTGATAGTGTTGAATCTATGTTTTGCTAGGCGAAACTGACCTCCAATCTACTTAGGTTATTTGATATTTTTTTCAAGAAAAACTAATTTTTTGGAATGCTAAATTTAAAAATGCGATTTCTTGACGAATTTCGAGATCCGTGCATAACTATATTTGCCCAGCAGTATGTGATTCTGCTTAGCCAAATAAATAACTACAAAAATCAAAAGACCGAGAAATGACGGTCACAACCAAAGGTATGTATGTAATGCCACTTAAGAAACGCCTGTATCAAACCCTTGTGCTCGCATCAGGGCTTACACTGTTCGGCTGCGGAAGTGACAACGAAACAGCGCCTGCAACTGACACCGAAGACTCCGCTCGCCTGCAGGACTCCCGCACATACGCTATTAACCCTGCAAGCCTATCTCTGTCCCCCATTGCAAACACCGCAACAGACATCTGGTCCGGAGTTATGGATAACGGTGCGGGTTACCTAGTTGAGGTTCCGGAAAACTGGAATGGTGCTCTCGTAATGTATGCCCATGGCTACAAGGGAACCGGCGATAAACTCTCGGTAGATGCACCAGCCTTACGCGAGTGGCTTATCGATAATAATTTCGCCTGGGCCGCCTCCAGTTACAGTAAAAACTATTATGACGTTGAGGCCGGCGTTGAAGACACCAACGACCTGGCACTGAAATTTACGGACATCGCAGAAGCTAACGGTCGACAACTCGTAGCACCCCATAAAACCTACATCATAGGCGTCTCAATGGGGGGGCACGTTGCGGCTGCTGCGGTAGAA from Marinobacter sp. LV10R510-11A harbors:
- a CDS encoding DUF1524 domain-containing protein — protein: MGASKFWERGANEWSREKREEFANDLRNLWPVEASLNRSKGAKDPMNGSRQTASAATLLAFSGS
- a CDS encoding TOTE conflict system archaeo-eukaryotic primase domain-containing protein — its product is MDAPNRLTSDQKLELFRKLFHGRQDIYAIRWQGASGRSGYAVACENEWAPGICQKPRIKCGECPHRKFKPLDFNAVYDHLSGKHVAGLYPLLPDSSCYLLAVDFDKDDWRADGRALAQACRGEGMPYLIEVSQSGAGAHLWIFFSADESVARHL
- a CDS encoding type II toxin-antitoxin system HipA family toxin, which codes for MNLTLQIHWDNQWHDTGIVTFRDPGQGLLGNPTFSYDTEYVVNALDRAGDFEKEDLIDRTAISVKLPCIFGGDYTDGEIAPVLRDIIPQGAGRRHWVKTLGYARDPEHTIDTQLLSEGCVGPIGNLRIKEATELFEAQVAESEVLLFDRADVCTRADNLIQYAHSFRLAIGGASGAGGDAPKLLLVETHEGQYALEGTIPDEDVARHWLVKFPRGKKSSDDIRVLEGEAAIYQFLEARRYNSTPGAFIDTIDGHFALWLPRFDREVRPDGVLRHGMESVYSMMGILGDGARLEHVNVIHKLRECVTKPDEQDALLADYLVRDILNTATGNRDNHGRNTSLIKRDRDIELAPAYDVAPMVLDPEAIAMSTWWPNRLLNEKRNPDYAAILEELAVDNRRAAALMVEELLKLTGMAKGLKDFGAPDEVVNHKAMRMHEPELVLKQLERFQRVGLMKDNTVVIHA
- a CDS encoding helix-turn-helix domain-containing protein encodes the protein MPKLKKPITGEERIQVRRRILSELNDSKIHLGEAIRQLRLQFTGLSQKRFGKIVGFSATTISAIERDPESATVKTINKILRKFGMHLTMGMIISKNA